Sequence from the Rutidosis leptorrhynchoides isolate AG116_Rl617_1_P2 chromosome 3, CSIRO_AGI_Rlap_v1, whole genome shotgun sequence genome:
atggatagacaacccaatattttaagagacctacccggagacatgattgatgaaatcttgtctagagtcggtcagaattcttcggcacaactatttaaggcgagatcagtttgtaagacattcgaagaacgttccaagaatgccttggtttataaaaggctttcattcgaaagatgggggatatcacattgggaaatccataagttacgatgtgtttactttgacgcatatattgcggggaactcaaatgctattttacgcaatgggttaagaaattattttgactcaatatatccgaatattggacttcgtgatttagaaaaagtggctaacatgcaacataaagaagcatgttatgcttacggattagtaatgttcgcttctcaccaaagtgagaacaagaatatcgggctacaactattaaacaaaacgttcccacaagtgacggagttggtaattggggtaagaaatgaggtttttagattgttacgggactgttggacattacgtaaccctcgtccctttgacgacgttacaacacgatgtcttatcaacggccataacggttatgttccacaagaccaaggatgggaagtaatcctagtaaaactagaatgcatgacttgtttctggacgtatgaattacgtgtctttattgcctttgctgaacgacttgtgtactagctagaattatcttcacaaccatcttgtatcaaatttattgtgtgctatatttcatgctatatgtaaaataagcggtattgtaagtttgtaaaatattgtgtaaaagtttgaacgcgaaatattattataatcagtttttcatatagaattgtagtagttgaattgtatattagctactaagtatgaacttaacgggtaggtactacccgaatttaaacttataaaacgctaatatgaagaaaaagcttttataaatgagttcatattatgctacgaaatactattaactactcttaatattctgtatgattaacttgttccatttgactattttgaaggaaatggcaccgactactcgacaaaccgtgaatatgaatgaagaggaattccgtacttttctagcttcaaacatagccgcagtacaggctgcgctacataccaacaataaccttggatctagcagtacaggaaatcgtgtaggatgcacctacaaagaatttactgcctgcaaacctttggaatttgatagaacttaaggaccgatcggattgaaacggtggaccgagaaggtcgaatcggtgtttgccataagtaagtgtactgaagaggacaaagtgaagtacgctacgcataccttcacaggttctgcgttaacatggtggaatacctatctagagcaagtgggacaagacgatgcgtacgcacaaccgtggtcagcattcaagcacttgatgaacgagaaataccgtcccagaaccgaggtcaataagctcaagacagaacttagagggttacaaacccaaggatttgatattaccacatacgaaagacgattcacagaattgtgcctattgtgtccgggagcattcgaagatgaggaagagaagatcgacgcgtttgtgaaaggattaccaaaaagaatccaagaagatataagttcacacgagcccgcctccatacaacaggcatgtagaatggctcacaaactagtgaaccagattgaagaaagaattaaagaacagactgctgaagaggccaatgtgaagcaagtcaaaagaaagtgagaggaaaacggtgataagaatcaccaatacaacaacaacagcaattacaacaataatcgcaacaattattccaacaatcgcaacatcaatcgcaactacaacaaacggcccaacaacaacaacaacaacaacaacaatagcagcaactacaacaatcatcccaacaacaataataatcgcaacaacaacaacaatcagaagcagctatgccaaaggtgtgaaaagtatcactcggggttctgcaccaaattttgcaacaagtgtaaaagaaatggtcatagcgcggcgaagtgtgaggtctacggaccaggggttaatagaacgaaaggaacaaatggtgtcggaacgagtaatggcggagcaagtagtgtcggagcaagttatgccaatgtagtttgttataaatgtggaaaaccgggccacattattagaaattgcccgaaccaggagaacacgaatggacaaggccgcggaagagttttcaatattaatgcggcagaggcacaggaagacccggagcttgttacgggtacgtttcttattgacaataaatctgcttacgttttatttgattcgggtgcggatagaaactatatgagtagagatttttgtgctaaattaagttgtccattgacgcctttggatagtaaatttttactcgaattagcaaatggtaaattaatttcagcagataatatatgtcggaatcgagaaattaaactggttagcgaaacatttaagattgatttgataccagtagagttagggagttttgatgtgataatcggtatggactggttgaaagaagtgaaagcagaggtcgtttgttacaaaaatgcaattcgcattatacgagaaaaagaaaaacccttaatggtgtacggagaaaagggcaacacgaagctacatcttattagtaatttgaaggcacaaaaactaataagaaaaggttgctatgctgttctagcacacgtcgagaaagtacaaactgaagaaaagagcatcaatgatgttcccattgcaaaagaatttcccgatgtatttccgaaagaattaccgggattacccccacatcgatccgttgaatttcaaatagatcttgtaccaggagctgcaccaatagctcgtgctccttacagactcgcacccagcgagatgaaagaactgcaaagccaattacaagaacttttagagcgtggtttcattcgaccaagcacatcaccgtggggagctcctgttttgtttgtcaagaagaaagatggtacattcaggttgtgtatcgactaccgagagttgaaaaaacttaccatcaagaaccgctacccactaccgagaatcgacgacttatttgatcaactacaaggctcgtctgtttattcaaagattgacttacgttccgggtatcatcaaatgcgggtgaaagaagatgatattccaaagactgctttcagaacacgttactgtcattacgagtttatggtcatgccgtttggtttaactaatgcaccagctgtgttcatggaccttatgaaccgagtgtgtggaccataccttgacaagtttgtcattgttttcattgatgacatacttatttactcaaagaatgaccaagaacacggtgaacatttgagaaaggtattagaagtattgaggaaggaagaattgtacgctaagttttcaaagtgtgcattttggttggaagaagttcaattcctcggtcacatagtgaacaaagaaggtattaaggtggatccggcaaagatagaaactgttgaaaagtgggaaaccccgaaaactccgaaacacatacgccagtttttaggactagctggttactacagaaggttcatccaagacttttccagaatagcaaaacccttgactgcattaatgcataaagggaagaaatttgaatggaatgatgaacaagagaaagcatttcagttattgaagaaaaagctaactacggcacctatattgtcattgcctgaaggcaatgatgattttgtgatttattgtgacgcatcaaagcaaggtctcggttgtgtattaatgcaacgaacgaaggtgattgcttatgcgtctagacaattgaagatttacgaacaaaattatacgacgcatgatttggaattaggcgcggttgtttttgcattaaagacttggaggcactacttatatggggtcaaaagtattatatataccgaccacaaaagtcttcaacacatatttaatcagaaacaactgaatatgaggcagcgtaggtggattgaattattgaatgattacgactttgagattcgttaccacccggggaaggcaaatgtggtagccgatgccttgagcaggaaggacagagaacccattcgagtaaaatctatgaatataatgattcataataaccttactactcaaataaaggaggcgcaacaaggagttttaaaagagggaaatttaaaggatgaaatacctaaaggatcggagaagcatcttaatattcgggaagacggaacccggtatagggctgaaagaatttgggtaccaaaatttggagatatgagagaaatggtacttagagaagctcataaaaccagatactcaatacatcctggaactgggaagatgtacaaggatctcaagaaacatttttggtggccgggtatgaaagccgatgttgctaaatacgtaggagaatgtttgacgtgttgtaaggtcaaagctgagcatcagaaaccaacaggtctacttcaacaacccgaaatcccagaatggaaacgggaaaacattaccatggatttcatcactaaattgccaaggactgcaagtggttttgatactatttaggtaatagttgatcgtctcaccaaatcagcacacttcctgccaataagagaagatgacaagatggagaagttagcacgactgtatttgaaggaagtcgtctccagacatggaataccaatctctattatctctgatagggatggtagatttatttcaagattctggcagaaattacagcaagcattaggaactcgtctagacatgagtaccgcctatcatccacaaactgatgggtagagcgaaaggacgatacaaacgcttgaagacatgctacgagcatgtgttattgatttcggaaacagttgggatcgacatctaccgttagcagaattttcctacaacaacagctaccattcaagcattgagatggcgccgtttgaagcactttatggtagaaagtgcaggtctccgatttattggagtgaagtgggggatagacagattacgggtccggagattatacaagaaactaccgagaagatcatccaaattcaacaacggttgaaaaccgcccaaagtcgacaaaagagctacgctgacattaaaagaaaagatatagaatttaaaattggagagatggtcatgcttaaagttgcaccttggaaaggcgttgttcgatttggtaaacgagggaaattaaatccaaggtatattggaccattcaagattattgatcgtgtcggaccaatagcttaccgacttgagttacctcaacaactcgcggctgtacataacactttccacgtctcgaatttgaagaaatattttgctaaagaagatctcactattccgttagatgaaatccaaatcaacgaaaaacttcaattcatcgaagaacccgtcgaaataatggatcgtgaggttaaaagacttaagcaaaacaagataccaattgttaaggttcgatggaatgctcgtagaggacccgagttcacctgggagcatgaagatcagatgaagaagaaatacccgcatctatttctagaagattcgtcaacaccttcaacagcttaaaatttcgggacgaaatttatttaacgggtaggtactgtagtgacccgaacttttccatgtttatatatattaattgagattgatatttacatgattaaatgtttccaacatgttaagcaatcaaacttgttaagacttgattaattgaaatatgtttcatatagacaattgaccacccaagttgaccggtgattcacgaacgttaaaacttgtaaaaactatatgatgacatatatatggatatatatatagttaacatgatactatgataagtaaacatatcattaagtatattaacaatgaactacatatgtaaaaacaagactactaacttaatgatttttaaacgagacatatatgtaacgattatcgttgtaaagacatttaatgtatatatatcatattaatagatattcatacatgataatatcatgataatataataatttaaaatctcatttgatattataaacattgggttaacaacatttaacaagatcgttaacctaaaggtttcaaaacaacacttacatgtaacgactaacgatgacttaacgactcagttaaaatgtatatacatgtagtgttttaatatgtatttatgcacttttgaaagacttcaatacacttatcaaaatacttctacttaacaaaaatgcttacaattacatcctcgttcagtttcatcaacaattctactcgtatgcacccgtattcgtactcgtacaatacacagtttttagatgtatgtactattggtatatacacttcaatgatcagctcttagcagcccatgtgagtcacctaacacatgtgggaaccatcatttggcaactagcatgaaatatctcataaaattacaaaaatatgagtaatcattcatgacttatttacatgaaaacaaaattacatatcctttatatctaatccatacaccaacgaccaaaaatacctacaaacactttcattcttcaattttcttcatctaattgatctctctcaagttctatcttcaagttctaagtgttcttcatatattctacaagttctagttacataaaatcaagaatactttcaagtttgctagctcacttccaatcttgtaaggtgatcatccaacctcaagaaatctttgtttcttacagtaggttatcattctaatacaagttaataatcatattcaaactttggttcaatttctataactataacaatcttatttcaagtgatgatcttacttgaacttgttttcgtgtcatgattctgcttcaagaacttcgagccatccaaggatccgttgaagctagatccatttttctcttttccagtaggtttatccaaggaacttaaggtagtaatgatgttcataacatcattcgattcatacatataaagctatcttattcgaaggtttaaacttgtaatcactagaacatagtttagttaattctaaacttgttcgcaaaaaaaagttaatccttctaacttgacttttaaaataaactaaacatatgttctatatctatatgatatgctaacttaatgatttaaaacctggagacacgaaaaacaccgtaaaatcggatttacgccgtcgtagtaacaccgcgggctgttttgggttagttaattaaaaactatgataaactttgatttaaaagttattattctgagaaaatgatttttattatgaacatgaaactatatccaaaaattatggttaaactcaaagtggaagtatgttttctaaaatggtcatctagacgtcgttctttcgactgaaatgactacatttacaaaaacgacttgtaacttatttttctgactataaacctatactttttctgtttagattcataaaatagagttcaatatgaaaccatagcaatttgattcactcaaaacggatttaaaatgaagaagttatgggtaaaacaagattggataatttttctcattttagctacgtgaaaattggtaacaaatctattccaaccataacttaatcaacctgtattgtatattatgtaatcttgagataccatagacacgtatacaatgtttcgacctatcatgtcgacacatctatatatatttcggaacaaccatagacactctatatgtgaatgttggagttagctatacagggttgaggttgattccaaaatatatatagtttgagttgtgatcaatactgagatacgtatacactgggtcgtggattgattcaagataatatttattgatttatttctgtacatctaactgtggacaactagttgtaggttactaacgaggacagctgacttaataaacttaaaacatcaaaatatattaaaagtgttgtaaatatattttgaacatactttgatatatatgtatatattgttataggttcgtgaatcaacaagtggccaagtcttacttcccgacgaagtaaaaatctgtgaaagtgagttatagtcccacttttaaaatctaatatttttgggatgagaatacatgcaggttttataaatgatttacaaaatagacacaagtacgtgaaactacattctatggttgaattatcgaaatcgaatatgcccctttttattaagtctggtaatctaagaattagggaacagacaccctaattgacgcgaatcctaaagatagatctattgggcctaacaaaccccatccaaagtaccggatgctttagtacttcgaaatttatatcatatccgaagggtgtccaggaatgatggggatattcttatatatgcatcttgttaatgtcggttaccaggtgttcaccatatgaatgatttttatctctatgtatgggatgtgtattgaaatatgaaatcttgtggtctattattatgatttgatatatataggttaaacctataactcaccaacatttttgttgacgttttaagcatgtttattctcaggtgattattaagagcttccgctgtcccatacttaaataaagacgagatttggagtccatgcttgtatgatattgtgtaaaaactgcattcaagaaacttattttgttgtaacatatttgtattgtaaaccattatgtaatggtcgtgtgtaaacaggatattttagattatcattatttgataatctacgtaaagctttttaaacctttattgatgaaataaaggttatggtttgttttaaaatgaatgcagtctttgaaaaacgtctcatatagaggtcaaaacctcgcaacgaaatcaattaatatggaacgtttttaatcaataagaacgagacatttcaatctCCAAGGTCAAGACCTATGGGAACTTGTGGCAGGAAGTGATGCCATAATTCCCGTAGAAACTCTTGAGCAAGGCGAGTCACGAAGAAAATGGAAGATCAAGTGTGGGAAGGCTCTCTTTGCGTTGAGGACATCAATTAGCAAAGAGTTCATAGAACACGTTCGTGATCTTAACTCGCCAAAGGAGGTTTGGGATACTCTTGAGAAACTTTTTACCAAGAAGAATACCGCACGGTTGCAATTCTTGGAAAATGAGTTAGCAATCTCAAGACAAGAAGGTATGTCAGTTTCTGAATATTTCTTACGGGTGAAAACTCTTTGTTCTGAAATTTCAGAGATTGATACAAACGAGAAAATTAGTGAATCTCGATTGCGAAGATATTTAATTCgtggtttgaagaaagagtatgttcCATTCATAACCTCTATACAGGGGTGGTCTACTCAACCTTCGGTTGAAGAATTAGAGAATTTGCTCTCTAATCAAGAAGCTTTGGCCAAGCAAATGGCTAAAGGATTTGAAAATGATGCGGTATTATTTTCAAAAGGGAAGAACTTCAAGAAAGGTTCTTTtagcaaagaaaaagaagaagagcaaACTAGTTACAAAAGTAACTATGAGAAGAAACCTCCCACATGTTACAAGTGCGGGAAGGTTGGTCACATCAAGAAATATTGTCGTTCTAAAGTCACAAAAGCAAACGTGGCTTGTTCAAGCAACGACGATGATGAAGTCAAATGGGAGCAATGTTTTACCGTTGATACGGTTGTTAAGAAGAATCAATGTATTATTGATTTGGGTTGCTCTCATCATGTGACTGGTGATGGAACTCTTCTTCATGACGTTAGAGATCACAATCAAAATTGAGTTGTAATCACGGCCGACAACTCAACTCATCCGGTTAAAAAGGAAGGTAATgcaattattgatattaataataatacttttactttgaaagatgtttatcttgttcctaaattgaccaagaatctagtttcggtacctcaaattaccgaatctggaaaatatgttctttttggtccaacggatgtgaaagtccttgagaatgtcaaggagattgtgggtgatgttcttttcacgggagaaaagaaaggttctttgtttgtgttgtccgcaggtgaggcttatgtgaagaaaacaagtcaaaccgacaacggagctatttggcatgctagactaggccatgtgggatatcaaatgttgcaaaagatattctcacataaactagttgatggaattcctcaattaaagaatgttcgtgaggaagtaatatgccaaggatgtcaatatggaaagtcacaccgacttccatataagaagtcaacaaatTGAAAATAAGGTTTGCTTGACTTGATTCATACGGACTTGATGGGGCCAACAAAAACACCAAGTTATAGCGGTCATTGCTATGTCATGGTGTTAATTGATGACTATTCTCGGTTTACTTGGGTGAAATTCCTAAAGGAGAAAAGCGAAGCCTTATCAAAGTTCATAGAATTCAAAGAAGCGGTAGAATCAGAATTTGGGAGAAAGGTAAAAGCTCTTAGGAGTGATAATGGTGGAGAATTCATGTCAAATGATTTCTTTACTTATTGTAAAACAAATGGTATTTCTCGCCAAATGACTTGTCCGGATATTCCACAACAAAATGGGGTTTCAGAAAGAAATATTGCTTAccttgtttcaatatgcttatcttGGTTACATGATAAGGGGTTGCCTAGGGAGCTATGGGCGGAAGCACTTCAATGTGCTTATCATGTGTCTAATCGGTTACCATCTTGGCCAGGTACACAAAAATCATCTTTTGAGCTAGCTTATGGTGAAAAGCCTAATGTAAGCTATTTTAGGGTGtttggttctatttgttatgttcatgttccaaaatctaaccgaaccaaacttgacccaaaagctcgaaggtgtatttttgttggttatgattctcacaggaaaggttggaggtgtatggatctagaaacaaagaagtttaccacttcaagagatgtggtatttgatgaagtgtcttctcgattttctgaatcaagcaaaaatggtgaagaaaatagagattacaaatttatgtttcctagcttcgacactcaagaagaaagtgagaatgatggtgtttctcaaactcaagaagagacacctagtgaagaagtaccaactcaagttagaaggtcaacaagagaaaagagacaactaagacatctaagtgactatgaggtgaacacagtcacaacttgtttcttttcaggtggcttaaccgaagaaccaacatgttatgaagaagctaaagattctccgaattggagaaaagcaatgcaagaggaaattgatgcattggaaaagaatgaaacttgggagcttgtcaagaaaccggaagcatgtaaaccggttacttgcaaatgggtctaatgtttgaagaagaactcggatggaaccattaataggttcaaggctcggttgatggctcgtggcttttgtcaaagttatgggcttgattatgaggaaacGTTTAGCCCCGTGGCTAAAATGGTAACGGTGAGAACAATAATCTCACTAGCAGCTTACAAAGGGTGAAAATTGTGGCAACTTGATGTGAAAAATGCTTTTCTATATGGAGAGCTTGATCGTGAGGTGTTCATGGAACAACCTATTGGGTTCATTTCAAATCAGTTTCCAGAATATGTGTGCCGGTTGAAGAAAGCtctttatggcttgaaacaagctccGAGAGCTTGGTACGGTAAGGTTGCACAATACCTTGTCTTTTGTGGTTTTAAGATTTCTGATGCGGATTCTAGCTTGTTTGTAAAGAAAGAACCAGGTTTACATGTTTTGGtgttattatatgttgatgacatgattatcaccggagaaaacgagtcagaaatctctcgtttaagtgatgatctttcggTTCGTTTTGAAATGAAGAATCTGGGGGAAATTAGATGTTTTCTTGGCTTGGAAGTTgataaattagaaaacgggtactttatctctcaaaggggttatgcaagaagtctcttggaacgtttcaacatgggggagtcaaagcctatgactactccaatggaaccaaacctcaaaatgaagAAAGATCAAGGAAAAGAGCTCAAGGATGTGAAGTTGTTCCAACAAATGGTTGGGAGTTTGATCTATCTAACCATCACAAGGCCGGAAATTTCTTACTCGGTTggcattgtttctcaatttatgcaatgtccaactaatgttcatcttgatgCAGCAAAAAGGATCCTTCGTTATGTGAAAGGATCAATGGGTCACGGTTTGTGGTACAAGAAGTGTGACGATGTTTTGTTAAATGGTTTCGTGGATGCAGATTGGATGGGAGACGCAAATGATCGCCATTCAACTTCAGGTTACTGTTTTAACATGGGTTCCGCGGTTATTTCATGGTGTAACAAGaagcaagatgttgttgctttGTCTAGCACGGAAGCGGAATACATAGCTGCAACAATGGCGGCTCAAGAATGTACTTGGTTAAGAAGATTGATTAGTGACATACTTGAAAAGGTAGATTATGTTGTCAAATTGAAATGTGACAACGAAAGTGCAATCAAGCTTGCTTCGAATCCTGTGTTTCATGCCCGTACTAAGCATATAGAAATGAGAtatcattttattcgtgaaaaagttcTTAACGGGGAGATCGAGCTAGCAAACGTAAGGACAAATGCTCAAGTAGCCGACATCTTTACTAAAGCTCTAATGAAAACCAAGTTCATGGAATTTCGAGAAGCGTTGGGGATTATTGATCGTGAGTTTGCaccaagggggagtgttaaaatattgGTACAAACTCATTAGTACTAAAATGTTAGTGCAAAGCCCTACTATGAGCTGTTAAAGTTGCTTTCCTTAATTGGTGGCTTTTCTTATTCAATTGCTTTATTGGTGGCCGATTTTTGGCCATGTTTTATGGCTTTATTTGTAGTGTGTGTTAGGTATAATCCATCCATGATTGATACATGGCTTTATTTGTAGTGTGTGTTAGGTATAATCCATCCATGATTGATGGCTTAGTTGGTATGATTTGTTTATGATTTTGTTCTTGTATTTAAGAAGGTTAATTGTAACCATTTGAATTAATCCAATACATTAATCCAATACACAATCAGTTTGCACGAATATTTGTTCATATTTTGTTTACTCAACTTTCATTACTAGAAAGTCTATTTATTGTATTATCAAGTGTTGTCCCTTCTGCTGTACCTTCTACCGAGTCAGCACAACTTGGTGGTGTCTCACCGTTAAGACAACAGAGACATTCTGCTGACTCATTGGTACGGAAAATAAAATGAGTAGTTTGAGATTGGTCGTTGAAGACTTGTTTAAcaaacaacttttatatttttgacTCGTTTCGACATGTTTAAAAGTGTTGGTCGTTTTCTAGAGAAAATGGAGGTTTATTAACTCGTATTATTTactatagttatacatatatggatTTCTTGTTATCATCATAACACATGGGCATTTAGCAATTGAATATTTAATGTGACATTATTAACCAACGCATACACTGGAGGGCTAAATTGAGGACAATCTTATAGGATTGATTTAGGTCCACcaccatgtacaacatataagctcatgagttccacattgctctaaaaccaattggtgatagagggaggttccCATAAGCTTATATATGCACATTTGTTTCTTTCACTTTTCGATGTGGGACACAATGAACC
This genomic interval carries:
- the LOC139901247 gene encoding uncharacterized protein; translated protein: MEVSNVNNGGSDAIIPVETLEQGESRRKWKIKCGKALFALRTSISKEFIEHVRDLNSPKEVWDTLEKLFTKKNTARLQFLENELAISRQEGMSVSEYFLRVKTLCSEISEIDTNEKISESRLRRYLIRGLKKEYVPFITSIQGWSTQPSVEELENLLSNQEALAKQMAKGFENDAVLFSKGKNFKKGSFSKEKEEEQTSYKSNYEKKPPTCYKCGKVGHIKKYCRSKVTKANVACSSNDDDEVKWEQCFTVDTVVKKNQCIIDLGCSHHVTGDGTLLHDVRDHNQN